Part of the Leptospiraceae bacterium genome is shown below.
GATTAGCACCGGGTATCCCCTACATACTGATTCATAATGATAATATTGAAATGGGTGAAATTGCTATCAAGTATGTAAGGGAATAATTTTTACATATATCTTTTTTTGATTTCTCTGGCTTGTGTAATATCAGTCGTAAGAACACGGAGCCTTTTAACTAAAAAGAATCCAAGTTCTTTATAAAATTTTAATTCCATATCTTTATTTGCTGTTAGAACTTCGTTTAAGTCTTTGTATGATAATTCCAACAACTCAGTTTTTTCAATTGCTTCTACATTTGCAGATCTATTTTCTCCATCTAAAAATGGAAATTCGCCTAGATGTTGACCAGCGGCAATTGTTGTTAGCTTCACATCATCTCCTTCCTTGGAGTTAGTAGTAACTTTTAGAGTTCCATATTTTACAACGTACATCGAAGTGGCAGTGCTACCTTCACTAAATAAAAGGCCGTGAACATTAAGATCTACTTTTTTTATTTTTGCGGCTAATAACGAAAGTTCTCGTTCGTTAAATTTAGAAAATAGATAGATGGTTTTTAAAATTTCTTCAGTTTTTTCCATACAGTTTGTTTAACTCCATACAATTTTTTCCACCTTTTTATCAGATATAGTTTTTAAGTATACCTCTTCTCGAAAATGGGTTCTAAAAATATTCGAGAAAGCAGAATAACAATCACTGAATTTATGTTAGATTTTTATCTATGTCTCTTTAATTACTCGTATATTAGCTATATGTTGAAGTGGTTTATCGGTCTTTAGGAAAAATAATTTACTAAATATAAAAAAAAACTTGCATAAAAAAAATACCCTTGTACTGTTAAGCCCCGAAAAAAGAAGAGGTAACAACATGTTATACATTGCTAATTTAACTTCCATTATCCTATTTACTTTTGCGATTTCATTTTTAGTTGCAGAACCTTGGAATAAGACACAGAAAAATAGTTCTGAGAAAATTACGAGGCAAACTGCAAAGTTAACGAATAATAATTTTAAGTAAATTATTTATTATTCCGTATGAATTATGATTCCGTCTTTGCCTGAATTTTTTGCCTTGTAAAGTGCAATGTCTGCTTTCGAATATAATTCTTCTGGAGTTTCTCCATTCTTTGGATATTCCGTTATTCCGCCACTTATAGAAATTATTTTCTTTAATTGATTCATT
Proteins encoded:
- a CDS encoding cyclic nucleotide-binding domain-containing protein, which translates into the protein MEKTEEILKTIYLFSKFNERELSLLAAKIKKVDLNVHGLLFSEGSTATSMYVVKYGTLKVTTNSKEGDDVKLTTIAAGQHLGEFPFLDGENRSANVEAIEKTELLELSYKDLNEVLTANKDMELKFYKELGFFLVKRLRVLTTDITQAREIKKRYM